The stretch of DNA CTATATGTATTCCGACTTACAACAGGGAGCCGGCACTTGAAAGAACTTTAAGTTCTATAGTGCGCCAAAACTCATTTCTAAGCTCTGATGATTTTGAGGTAGTAATCTCTGACAATGCTTCTACCGATAAAACAAAAGAAACTGCGCTTAAATACGTAAATTTGTTCCCCCAAAAAATCAAGTATATAAGACAGGAAACTAACATTGGCGGCGATAAAAACTTTATGGCGGTTTTAAATTCAGCGTCAGGCAAATTTTTAAAGCTTCACAATGATACGGCTGTTCTTATACCCGGCGCTTTATATGAAATGCTTCAAACCGTAGAAAACAATCAGGGTAAATCCGTAATATTCTTCTCTAACGGTAATACTGCCGAAACAAAAGAATGCCTTGATATGAATGCATTTGTATCAACAGTTTCATTTTATATTACCTGGATTGGCGGTTTGTGTCTTAGGGCTGATGATTTTAAAGCATTGCCTGATATGACAGAAAAAGCCAAAAATCAACTCCTTCAGGTTAATTGGATATTGACACTGATATCCGAAGGTAAAAAATCGTTCGTAAACTCAAAATATTTATTTAATGTCCTAAATACAAATGATAAGTCAGGATACAATATAGCAAAAGTTTTCGGACAAAATTACTTTGAAATTTTAAACGAATGTGTAAAAAAAGGCTGCTTAAAACCATCTGTTTACAAGGCGGAAAAGAAAAAAACACTATATAATCATATAATCCCTTATTACTTTGATTTTGACAAACAATACAACTTTAATAAAGGCAATTATTTCTATCACTTACGTGCATGTTGGTTTGATTTATTTTTCTATACGGCATTCGCCTATATAATAAAGCAATATATGCATCATAAAAGATTAAAACGCTTAAACAAAAATAATGAAAGAATTGCGAAAGAAGTCTTAAAATATATGAGCAACGCACCGCAAGGACTTGACAATTTCAGAGCAGAATGGCGGCAAAATAATTTACATAATGATATCAGCGTCGAAAATATATTTGATATAAACTTAGTAACCGCAGGGAATTATTCTTACGGAAACTTAAACGTACAATCCTGGGGTACGGATAATGAAAAACTTATAATAGGCAACTATGTTTCAATCTCTCCGAATGTTAAGTTTATGCTGGGCGGAAATCATCCGTATGAAGGGTTTTCTACATATCCATTCAAAGTAAAATTTTTCTCCGAAGTATCGGAAGCCGCTTCCAAAGGTCCTATCATAGTAAAAGATGATGTTTGGATTGGAGAAAATTCTATAATAATGTCGGGCATTACTATAGGACAAGGCGCGATTATTGCAGCAGGGAGCCTTGTAACAAAAGACGTTCCGCCTTATGCAATAGCCGGAGGCAATCCCGCTAAAGTTATAAAGTACAGGTTTGAACCTGAAATAATTGAAAAAATACTTGAGTTTGATTTTTCGACGCTAACAAAAGAGCAAATTATAAATAATAAAGACATCCTGTATGAAAGACTTACAAAGGATAACGTTAATAACATAATATCTAAGTTGAAAGGTGAATAACATG from Candidatus Gastranaerophilales bacterium encodes:
- a CDS encoding glycosyltransferase, whose amino-acid sequence is MTLLSICIPTYNREPALERTLSSIVRQNSFLSSDDFEVVISDNASTDKTKETALKYVNLFPQKIKYIRQETNIGGDKNFMAVLNSASGKFLKLHNDTAVLIPGALYEMLQTVENNQGKSVIFFSNGNTAETKECLDMNAFVSTVSFYITWIGGLCLRADDFKALPDMTEKAKNQLLQVNWILTLISEGKKSFVNSKYLFNVLNTNDKSGYNIAKVFGQNYFEILNECVKKGCLKPSVYKAEKKKTLYNHIIPYYFDFDKQYNFNKGNYFYHLRACWFDLFFYTAFAYIIKQYMHHKRLKRLNKNNERIAKEVLKYMSNAPQGLDNFRAEWRQNNLHNDISVENIFDINLVTAGNYSYGNLNVQSWGTDNEKLIIGNYVSISPNVKFMLGGNHPYEGFSTYPFKVKFFSEVSEAASKGPIIVKDDVWIGENSIIMSGITIGQGAIIAAGSLVTKDVPPYAIAGGNPAKVIKYRFEPEIIEKILEFDFSTLTKEQIINNKDILYERLTKDNVNNIISKLKGE